TCTACTGGGTCCTGCTTATGATCAAACGAGGCCAGCTCCGTGAACGTTTTGGAATCCAGGGCTCCACGTTCCAGGATTGTTGGCAGTCCTACCTCTGCCCGTGCTGCACGCTGGTGCAGAACgagaaggaggtggaggCACGGTTTTCGAACACCACTCAGGTTGGGTATCAGCCTCCTTCGGGAATGGCTTATCCTCAATGACGTTTTTACGGTCTGGGTTTGTCTGTTTCGGTCATAATAGTCCTAATGGGATAATAAGAGTAATGGTAATTCTTCCTGTGATAATGGTCTTCAGTGAGGTGTATTAGACGGGCGAGGCGATAGTCAGTGCATCTCCCAAGGCTTGAGTGCCTGTTATCGGCAGCCATCCAAGCATCAATCAATCATGCTCAGCTTCATGAGCGAAGTTCCAAGAATGAATACTAGGACGGGCAAGTTGAAGTAAAAGAGAATACACATTTTGAGTATATCAGTCAACAGTTGTGTACTGTACAGAACACGCTACCTCCGCAACTTCCACCTCTTCGGTCTATTAACTGCCAACGGAACAAAGGAAACATAACTGGACAGGAGGCAATGGCCATGAATTCTGAGACATCAAGAAAAAACCGGTAATTTCGTTTACAGGGAGTTACGGCTCATGTCACTGCGGATGCGCTGGTAGTCCAGGATGCCCTCAATGGAACCGACAGCGCTGATGGCGATATCCTGATCCCAAATCTTGCGGTTGGCGAAGTCCATGACGTCCTTCTCGGTGATTCGGCCAATAATGCGCTCAACGTCCTCAGGGCTGAGGCGACGGCCAGTGGTGATGATCTGGCGACCAATGTCCTCGGCAACGGCAGTGGTGCCGTCGAGGGACAGGAGGATGGAGGCCTTGAGCTGAGCCTTGGCGCGCTCAACCTCGGCAGCGGACACGTTGTAGCACAAGCGAGACCACTCGCGGAGGGCGAAGTGGACCAGGTCGTTGAGCCTGGTCAGGTTCTCCGAGACCATGTAGATACCCCACAGACTATATTTCGATCAGTCCAATTCATTACCAGGTATTACCACACTTCTCGCAAAGGACAGACTTACCCAGTGTCGCTATAGCTGGTCGAGAAGCTCATGAAGCTGTTGGCAAGGTTGTGGTGGTTGACGAACGAGCTGAGGCGGCTGCCGAGGTAAGGGGAGTTACCCATGGCACGATCCCAGTTGCCGACAATAGCCTGGGCGACGAGAGCAGTGAAGTAGTCATCATCCTTCCAGCTGACACCCTCGACAGCAACGGCAATGTGGGCAGAGGGAAGAGTGTCGTCACGAATTCTGATCTCGGATCCGATGAACTCGGGGGTACGCTTCTGCTCAGCGGTGAGAGCGAGAGCAGCGGAGGTGGGGGGCTTGCTGGGGAGGGAACCGAAGTGCTGCTCAGCCAGCTTAACGAGCTGCTCGTGGGGAATGCCACCGGCACCGACCAGAACCATGCGGTCAGCGGTGTAGTTGGTCTTGATGTAGTCGGTCAAGTTCTCCCGGGAGATAGTCTGGATGTTCTCCTTGGGACCGAGGATGGTGCGACCAAGGGGCTGATTCTGGAAAGCAGTGGCGTGCAGGTGGTCAAAGACGACctcctcgagctgcttgtcaacctcctcctgctcACGCAGAATCACGTCTCTCTCACGCTCGATAGCAGCGGGCTCCAACTTCGAGTTCTGCAGGATATCGGCGAGGATGTCAACGGCTTTGGGGACATCGTTGTTGAAAGACTTGGCATAGTAGACAGTGTTTTCCCTCTATAAAAGCTCCAATTAGTTCAACTCGTCTCCTGATGAAAGGTCAATTCAATCATCGTGCCGGGCCGTACCGAAGTGTAAGCGTTCAGGTGAGCACCCATgttctcgatctcgagttCTAGCTGGTGCTGAGTCCTCTTGTTGGTACCCTAGATTTCCGTCAGCAACCGATTCACTACCTGGATATCTGCTGAGTATATACCTTGAAAGCAAGGTGCTCAAGGAAATGTGCGGTTCCGTTGGTCTTGTCAGTCTCTGCTCTGCTGCCGGCGTCGATCCAGACGCCAACAGTGGATGTCTGAGCCCATGGGGAGTATTCAGTGGCAATCTGTCGTCAATTAGCGGGATTGCGAAGCCATTGAGATGTATTTTAATTAATTTTCGTACCGTGAATCCGTTGGAGAGAGTCGTCGACTGGGTGGTGGACGGCAAGGCGACCGGAGAAGCAAAGCCACGCTTCACGGGCTGAACGGCCTTCAAGGCAGCACGGCTTCGCAGAGCCTGGTTGAAATTGAACGCTAGGCGTCGAGAGGCCATAGTGAAAGACTGGAGGGAGACTgaagggagagggagggaTTGAAAAGGACGGTTGCTAGAGAATGGGGCAGTCCTGGAGATGCGAGGTTGAAGTTCGGGAGTCAAATTGTTCGCCAGCTCTCGCCAGCCAATCACATGACCCGCTTTTCCAAACCAGCCTGCGTTGCATCCCGACTGTTTCCTTCACTACAGACAGAACCAGCATAATCCTGCACGTTTGTCGAAAGGACATGCTCGACGGCATGATTATTGTCCCCCGTATCCAGTCCGTAGAATTGTAACCTGCAGAAAAAGCTACAATTGAAGTTCTCTCCCATCTCCATCACACTGCTCGTCTCTCCAGCTGCTCACATAGATCCGTTCCTCCGCGATCAGGTTCTAGTTTACGTACATTGTTGATTGAAGTTTTGAGTCCAAGTCTGGACAAACCAGTCAACCTCATTCTTCCCAAGGCTCCTGCACAACAAATGTTCCTCTCTCTGAGCATTGGCACTCGAATTCCTTCAAGACGCATTGATTGGTAATGAGTTCCGTTACTTTCAAGCGTGGGGCTGTTGTCGACGAGTTGGAGATGAAGTCGGAATATGGTCCTTGCTGGTGCGAAGTCAAGACTCTTACTCCTTTCGATATAGTAACTAATATATCCATTCAGGGGCCTCTTGATTACAACCTGATGGCGGGACACGAGATTAATGGCAACACATACTGGACTTAGTAGACAGCTCAAAGTCTGGCAACCACGTGTTTCGGGTCTGACTATCATTCCTTGCTCTAGTCCTGTTGCCTAATGCATGTATTCACTCATCTGTATGCTGCTTCATGCTAGCCACTGCTTAGATGAAACTGGAGGTGAGGCTAGCTGCCACTCAGGGCGCGGACAACGAGCGTTATGCAATGGACGTAGGGTACGAGTCCGATACTGTGATATCAGCTCGATAGGAATCAATGAAACCGACTCGCATATTGCCTAATGTTCTCCACCATCGAAACATCCTCCGAGAACCCCAACTCGATCGCACGCGCAGTGTTGAAGTTTGGAGTCCAGGTCTGGACAATCCGATCAATATCCGCATCATACTTCTCTTCCACCAAAGCTCGACGCTCCTTGCCTCcaatctcctccaacgcATCCAGCATCTCCTGAACGCTAACCTTCAGACCTGGTAAATTCACCGACCTCGAAACCCCAAACGCCTCCTTGGGGATAGTCCTCGCATGCAACAGGTTCTTCACCACAGTATACGGCGAGCAAATCCACAGCTCTGTACTCTTACTCACCGGCAGAATCGCCTTTTTCCCGTTAAACGGCTCCCGGATGATGTCGCTCGCAAAGCTGCTCGCAGCCTGGGTAGGTTGGCCCGCTCGCACCGTCACTGTGGGTAACCGCACGGCGCGACCGTCGATAAACCCCCGCCTCGAGTAATCATTCAGCAGCGTCTCGATGACGAGCTTCGCTGACCCGTATGAGGACGACGGCACAGGCGGGAAATTGGTCTCGTCGATGACGAACCCGGGGGGCGCGAGACCGTAGACCGCTAGCGTCGAGGTGAATACCACCTTCACACCCGCCATGATGGTGCGTAGTCTGTCGAGGATGTACCGGGTTGCGTCAAGATTGACCCGCATCCCGAGCTCGAAGTTGGCTTCTGCGCCGCTGGACATGATCCCGTGGAGGAGGTAGACGGTGTCGTAGCGGTGGGACTCGTTGAATAGCGAGTCGACCACGCTTCGGTCGGTGAGGTCTGCTTGGACGCTCTTGACTCGCGAGGCATGTTCGGCTGCGGAGGATGGAACTGAGGGTGCGACAACGTCTGTGAGAAGTACTGTAGTATTCGGTTCATTTGAGAGTAATGCAGCAGCCAGTTCCTGGCCGACGTAGCCGCCTGCtccagtgatgatgatggacatGGTGAAAAAGTTGAGTTCTTGATCGCGAATCGGAAGTGATTTGACTAGAAAATAGAAGAGAAACTGAATATCGCACGGACACTCAAACTCATTCAGATACCATGTTTCCCCCGGCAGTTTTATCCCATTGCTGATGGTTTATATAGTCTCCATGCTGTCTATGTATGCGGGGTCGGTGGAGAGAACTTGTGAATGCTCCCCCACGTCCACCATTATTTCTCCGTCTCGACGCCATCGGCATTACTGTCATTAGCTGTGGCCATCGCGGGATTACCTCACTGTTTCTGTTGAGCCATTGGTATCACGCAGAT
The DNA window shown above is from Aspergillus fumigatus Af293 chromosome 1, whole genome shotgun sequence and carries:
- a CDS encoding mitochondrial processing peptidase; this translates as MASRRLAFNFNQALRSRAALKAVQPVKRGFASPVALPSTTQSTTLSNGFTIATEYSPWAQTSTVGVWIDAGSRAETDKTNGTAHFLEHLAFKGTNKRTQHQLELEIENMGAHLNAYTSRENTVYYAKSFNNDVPKAVDILADILQNSKLEPAAIERERDVILREQEEVDKQLEEVVFDHLHATAFQNQPLGRTILGPKENIQTISRENLTDYIKTNYTADRMVLVGAGGIPHEQLVKLAEQHFGSLPSKPPTSAALALTAEQKRTPEFIGSEIRIRDDTLPSAHIAVAVEGVSWKDDDYFTALVAQAIVGNWDRAMGNSPYLGSRLSSFVNHHNLANSFMSFSTSYSDTGLWGIYMVSENLTRLNDLVHFALREWSRLCYNVSAAEVERAKAQLKASILLSLDGTTAVAEDIGRQIITTGRRLSPEDVERIIGRITEKDVMDFANRKIWDQDIAISAVGSIEGILDYQRIRSDMSRNSL
- a CDS encoding SDR family oxidoreductase, with the protein product MSIIITGAGGYVGQELAAALLSNEPNTTVLLTDVVAPSVPSSAAEHASRVKSVQADLTDRSVVDSLFNESHRYDTVYLLHGIMSSGAEANFELGMRVNLDATRYILDRLRTIMAGVKVVFTSTLAVYGLAPPGFVIDETNFPPVPSSSYGSAKLVIETLLNDYSRRGFIDGRAVRLPTVTVRAGQPTQAASSFASDIIREPFNGKKAILPVSKSTELWICSPYTVVKNLLHARTIPKEAFGVSRSVNLPGLKVSVQEMLDALEEIGGKERRALVEEKYDADIDRIVQTWTPNFNTARAIELGFSEDVSMVENIRQYASRFH